The window GCTGCTCTGCATCGGGGTTTTCCAAATTTTCTCCCCTGTTTGAGGGGAGATCCGGCAGTTGCCGGAGAGGGGTAAATAATGAAAATTCGATTTTCAGCTTGCTGAAATAAATTTAGCGAAATACACCTTGGCTCTGCCATGGTGATAGTCAAATTTAAGAATTTTCTTTATTCGTTGGCGAATTTATTTTTGTCAACCTGATCGGTTTTACCGAGCATTGCAGCAGATACTATCAATATCAAAAGTCGGAGAAATTTAATTTTCTCCGACTGAGGGTGTACGTGTTCAATCGTGGATGCCGGCAGCTGGTGCTGCGGTATTCTTTGTAAAACATTATGCAGCACCAGCAAAAGATAAACTACACATTTTTCTTTGTATCAAACGAAAAGGGAGAAAAGATGAAAGTTGTAATTAATTTGCTTATTTTGGTAATTTGTATTTCAGTGCCGCTCTGGTCTTCAACCACATTAAATTTTCAGGGAATGCTGCAGGATGCAGCTGGTATTCCGGTAAATGACAATAAAATCATTCAATTCACGATCTATGATGCGCTGACGGGAGGAAACTTGCTCTGGAGTGAATCTCAGAATTCTGTTTCTATCGTTGAAGGCTTATTTGCAGTGGAACTGGGAAGTGCTACGGCTTTTCCTGCCGACCTTTTCGACAGTGATGATTTATTTATTACTTTCCTGGTGGATGGCGAAGAAATGACGCCGCGCCAGAAATTTCTGCCTGTACCATTTGCGATCAAATCTTCTCAAACTGCTCATGCCGACACTACTGCCTATGCTTTAACGTTGGAAGGCGTTGCTCTTTCCGGCGTGGTGCAGCAGAATGTTGATGGTAATGCCACCATATTGGGCACTATGACTGCGGATAGTTTCGTGGGAGACGGATCCGGGCTCACCGGACTCACAGGGCTATATAATGATATTTTCCTGCATAAACTAGGACCAGACACGATGATGGCAAACTCAAACGATGCAGTGCTGAATATTAATAACGATGGCACAGGGCGGGGGATAAGTATTCAATCTGGTAATGATGGAGTTTACGTGCATTCTGCCGGAAGTCCATCAACTACTCAAACGAGCACTGGTAAAAACGGTTTTGAGATTTCTGGAGCCGAAGGTAATGGCTTGTATGTGGGAAGAGCTGATTGGGATGGAATTAGTGTTAATTCTGCTGGAGATGACGGAGTTTCTGTTAGTTCTGCTGGCGGTGATGGAGTATATGTTTATTCTGCTAGCGATGATGGAATTGACATTAACTATGCTGGCGGTGATGGAGTTGCTGTTAGTCATGCTGGAGAGGATGGGGTTTCTTTGGTGTTGCCGGAAGTCCATCAACTACTCAAACTAGTAATGGTAAAAACGGTTTTGAGGTAGCTGGCGCAGAAAATTATGGGCTTTTTGTTGGTAGAGCCGACTGGGATGGCGTTTTTGTAGAATCAGCTCAATACTATGGTCTGTATGTAAATTCAGTTGGACTTGATGGTCTTAGGGTAAACTCTGCCGGAGATGATGGTGTTTTTGTTGGTGTTGCCGGAAGTCCATCAACTACTCAAACTAGCACTGGTAAAAACGGTTTTGAGATTTCTGGAGCAGAAGGTAATGGCTTGTATGTGGGAAGAGCTGATTGGGATGGAATTAGTGTTAATTCTGCTGGAGATGACGGAGTTTCTGTTAATTCTGCTGGCGGTGATGGAGTTTCTGTTGGTGTTGCCGGAAGTCCATCAACTACTCAAACTAGCAATGGTAAAAACGGTATTGAGGTAGCTGGCGCGGAAAATTATGGGCTTTTTGTTGGTAGAGCCGACTGGGATGGCGTTTTTGTTGAGTCAGCTCAATACTATGGTCTGTATGTAAATTCAGTTGGACTTGATGGTCTTAAAGTAAACTCTGCCGGAGATGATGGTGTTTTTGTTGGTGTTGCCGGAAGTCCATCAACTACTCAAACTAGCACTGGTAAAAACGGTTTTGAGATTTCTGGAGCAGAAGATAACGGGCTTTATGTGGGACAAGCAGATATGGATGGCGTATATGTTCATTCTGTTGGGAATCCATCAAATTGTATTACTAACAATGCTAAAAACGGTATTGAGGTAGCTGGTGCACAAGGTAGTGGCTTATCTGTGGGACGAGCAGATGTGAGCGCAGTTCGGGTTGTTTCTACTGGCAGTGATGGTGTTTATATTAACTCTGCTGGAGATGATGGTGTTCAAATTTTGTCTGCTGTTGGTAATGGATTTGTTATTGGTTCTGTTGGGAATCCATCAAGTTCTACTTCTTCTTCTTCTTATAAAAACGGCTTTGAGGTAGGAGGAGCAGAAGGATATGGTTTGTATGTGGGACAAGCAGATCAAGATGGAGTTTATGTTAATTCTGCTGGAAATGATGGAGTTTATGTTAATTCTACTGGAAATGATGGAGTTTATGTTAATTCTGCTGGCGGCGATGGAGTAAATGTTTTTTCTGCCAGCGAGAATGGAGTAAAAATTGGGAATGTTGGAGATGATGGAGTAAAAGTCTTTCGGGTTGGGAATCCATCAACTTATCAATATAGCAACTCTAAAAATGGCTTTGAAGTAGCAGGAGCTGAAGGTCACGGGCTTTATGTAGGAAAAGTAGATTTAGACGGAGTTTCTGTTCGTTCTGCTAACCGTTATGGAGTCTTTATTGAAGAAGCTGGCGGTGATGGAGTACATGTTTTTTCTGCTAGCGACTATGGACTTTATGTAAACTCAGTTGGACTTGATGGTCTTAGAGTAAATTCTGCTGGAGACAATGGCATTCAAATCGTGTCTGCTGTCAATATCGGTGTTTATGCCAACACAGCTAATGCTAACGGCGAATATGGTTTTTATACTGGCGATAAGATCCATGCAAGCAACATATATACCCGCAGCATCAGCACGCATGTGCGCAACAGCGGCTCAGAAGTTCTGGAAGCGGGAGATCTGGTCTGCATTGCCGGTGGTTATCAGCAAAACGTTTTAGGAAATGAAGATACAGCACCTCTGGTAAATGTACAGAAGGCAAATGCCGCCAATTCGGAAGCCGTGTTTGGCGTTGTGGAATACAAGGTTTATGTGCGGGAAGAGATTGAAGAGCACGAAGGAAATACAACCATCACGAAATCTTTCCGTCATGCCCAGGGCAGCGCCGGTTTTGGAGAATATCTTTCTGTAATCGTTTTCGGACCTGCCGATGTAAAAATTGATAATTCCGTTAATATCGAAGCAGGTAAAAAAATGACTGTCTCCGATCAGGGAACCGCCCGTTCCATCGTTGATACCGATAGCTGGCAGATCGGCATTCTGGGAAAAGCATTAGAAAACGCCAACGGCAGCGGAAAACTGAAAGTCTTTGTAAATTGCCGTTAGGAGGCTGGCATGCGTAAAACGTTAATTTCTATAACATTGCTGATGTTTACAACAGGGCTTTTTGCACAAACTAATTATATTTTGCAGCGCAGTCTTTTCACTTCCACCGGCGGCAGGCAGATAAATACTTCATACTCTACCGATACTGCTGTAGCGCAGGGTTTTCAGGGTAGTGCCGAAAGTGCAAATTATTACGGATTTGTGGGATATTTATATCCCTGTTTCGCTGATCGTGTGCCCTTCATCGTATCTATAGATGATGTGCCCAACGATCAAGGCAGGCAGGTGCAGGTTTTGTGGAATCGCAGCAGCCTGGACATTCCCAATTCTCCCATTCCCATCACCACTTATTCGGTTTGGCGATTCGACGAAGAGTTTTCTGAAAACCTGGAAGCTAATACTTTCTCCGATCCCAATCTTGTGCTGGAACATTTTGAACAAGATAGAGAACAACAATATTACTGGCAGCGAAATGATGAACAGATTCTCACCTTCATCAACCAGTTACCGGCTTTGCAGACTGAACTCTATGCGCTTACTGCGTCCACATTGTTCGATTCCTGCAACAATGAACTCCATTACAGCATGTTCGAAGTGATTGCTCATACTGACCTGGTTTCCATCTATTATGAATCTTTGCCGGATTCCGGCTATTCGGTAGATAATATTTCTCCCGATCCGGTGGAAGAATTGGATATCGTGGCAGAAAATAATCAACTACAGTTGAATTGGATAGCTGTAACTCAAGGAACATTTCAGGGAAATTCCTATCCTGAACTGAACGGTATCTGGTATCTCGTTTATGGCGCAGATCAGGCAGATTTTGTTTGTGATGATTCTAACCTGATAACCGTAACCCAAAATCCCAATCATCTTTACAATTTGTCTGGAGAAGACAGGAAATTTTTCCGAATAATCGTCAGCGACCAACCGATTGATAGTGAATATGTTGATTCAATCAGCTCCAAAAGACGCTGATCAATTTTGAGATAACAAGATCATTTCCGGCAGCTTCTTTCGCAGATTATTGGGGGAAGCTGTCGGAAAGTTTCTTTTTTTTCAGACTCGAGTTCAGAAGAGTGCAGCAAAGCTGGACTTGAAAATGTGAGAGCATCAAGATACAATTGAGTGATTGATATTAAGAAAACAGGTTATATTTTTTTATACGCCTTAGTAATGCATATGAAGTGATTCCGAGTAGCTTCGCAGCTTCAGTTTTTACGTTATCAGATTCTTTTAATGCTTTTAAAATTGCATTTTTTTCTAAAGTTTCTAAATGCAAAGTCGAAAAATCAGTTTCAGAGAATTGCGTTCCAGAATCAGGATTTTGTAACAAATAAATATCATCTGCCCCGATTTCACTGTGGTTTGAGAAGAGAATCAATTTTTCCAAGGTATTGCGTAATTCTCTAACATTTCCCGGATAATCATAATCACACAGCATTTTTAACGCAGAAACAGAAATTACGGGTTTTTTTTCTCCTAATTTGCCAGATATTTCTTCTAAAAAATATTCTACTAAAATAGGGATATCGTCTTTCCTCTCACGCAATGGCGGGATAACAATCTCTAATGTATTAACTCGATTAAGAAAATCTAATCTGAATTTTCCATTTTTTACATCATCATAAACATCACGATTAGTAGCGCTGATTAATCTAAAATCAACAATAATTTCCTTATGGCTGCCAATTGGTTTTATTTTTTTTTCTTCAAGAACTCGCAAAAGAGATGTCTGGGTATCTAAAGGCATTTCACCAATTTCATCAAAAAAAATGGTGCCTTGATTAGCAGCTTCAAAGTGACCGATTTGTCGTGTACTAGCTCCTGTGAATGCTCCTTTTACATGACCAAATAAAGCGCTTTGAACTAGACCGGGATTAAATGACGCACTATTCACTGCAACAAAAGGATAACTAGCTCGAGAACTTGAATAATGAATCAATTTTGCAACAATTTCTTTTCCGGTTCCGGATTCTCCCCGAATTAACACGCTGGAATAGCTATTTGCAGCAGCCAATAGTGCTTGCTGGATTACTTTAAGCATTGATTGTGTTCTACCAATAAAAGGGGTTCCAATTTGATGAGCAAGTTCCATTGATATAAGAGAGTTACTCTCTCGAAAAATATAGTGTTTGTGTTTTTCTGTTCCTATCAATGGATTCATTTCTAATTCTTCTTCTTTATCTCTATTTTCAGTAAACATTTTTTCTTGTAATTCATTAATCTCTTTTTCCGTTAGATACGCTTGTTTGTAATTTTCTTCCTCTTCATAACAATCGGAAAGATTTTTCAGAACATCAATGTTTTGCTGCAAATTATTCTGTTTTTTACTTAATAATCCAGCCTTTTTAGCAAAAATGATAGATTTTGTAAACTCCTTTTTCTGCTTGAAGACGAGCGCTAATTTCGTATAAATTCTTAATAATTGTTTTTCATTTTGGGTGCTATCTGCGATTTCTAAAGCTTTAAAAAGGAATTCGGATGATTTTTCATACTGATTGGATTGGAGATAAATGATACCTAATTCCAAATGAGCAATAAGCAAAAGTTCAACCGTATTGTTAGATTCGGCAAACTGAATAACATCTAATAAAGAATTTTCTGCTTTGCTGAAATTTTTTAGCAGTCCCTCATTAATAGCAGAGTTAGCAATAATGGAATAATACAATTCAGGATTTGCATCTCGAATCCATTTTTTATTAATCTGATTGAAATATTGTTTAGCAGTTTCATTCTTATTGATGTACATATAAGAAGAAGCAAGATTGCATGTCACAGATACTTTATCCAAGTGTTTATCATCATGATACAGTTTGATGGATTCTTCAAAATAAAGAATTGCTTTTTGATAAAGTTCTCTGCCAAAAAACAATCTTCCCATTGCGTCATAAGCAAATTTTAGAGCTTCTTCGGAATTATTATTCTTAGCAAAGTCCAATCCCTGCTGATAATAAAATTGTGCTTTTTCAAAATCTCCTGAGCATTCATAAATATAGCCCAAATTAGTATAACGATTTGGGATAATATCCTTATCACAATATTTATTTGCCATATGTAAAGATTGTTCTAATACAATAATACTTTTCTTAATATTTTGCTTTAGCCAAAAAATATATCCAAGATATTGTAAAATTTTTGCATGAGCTTGAAAATTTGTGAAGTATTTCTTATAAATTAAATAAGTCTCGTGATATTTTTCGAAAGCAATAGAGTTGTTTGATGAGCGGATAAAATGAAACAGTA is drawn from Candidatus Cloacimonadota bacterium and contains these coding sequences:
- a CDS encoding sigma 54-interacting transcriptional regulator, with the translated sequence MKGKKMRKYFELLTKLKEVGKTEKFAVYQDIFITCFINRDDAIFQHFDDFLDLLEEFIAFDSKPELQIKNLITQNFEILFHFIRSSNNSIAFEKYHETYLIYKKYFTNFQAHAKILQYLGYIFWLKQNIKKSIIVLEQSLHMANKYCDKDIIPNRYTNLGYIYECSGDFEKAQFYYQQGLDFAKNNNSEEALKFAYDAMGRLFFGRELYQKAILYFEESIKLYHDDKHLDKVSVTCNLASSYMYINKNETAKQYFNQINKKWIRDANPELYYSIIANSAINEGLLKNFSKAENSLLDVIQFAESNNTVELLLIAHLELGIIYLQSNQYEKSSEFLFKALEIADSTQNEKQLLRIYTKLALVFKQKKEFTKSIIFAKKAGLLSKKQNNLQQNIDVLKNLSDCYEEEENYKQAYLTEKEINELQEKMFTENRDKEEELEMNPLIGTEKHKHYIFRESNSLISMELAHQIGTPFIGRTQSMLKVIQQALLAAANSYSSVLIRGESGTGKEIVAKLIHYSSSRASYPFVAVNSASFNPGLVQSALFGHVKGAFTGASTRQIGHFEAANQGTIFFDEIGEMPLDTQTSLLRVLEEKKIKPIGSHKEIIVDFRLISATNRDVYDDVKNGKFRLDFLNRVNTLEIVIPPLRERKDDIPILVEYFLEEISGKLGEKKPVISVSALKMLCDYDYPGNVRELRNTLEKLILFSNHSEIGADDIYLLQNPDSGTQFSETDFSTLHLETLEKNAILKALKESDNVKTEAAKLLGITSYALLRRIKKYNLFS